GGCTGACCGACGGGACGATTGATCCAAAGATCATGCGACGCATCGGCTTTCCGTGGTCGGAGCAGATTCCCCGGCGGGGTGAGCGAACGGTGGGCGGAGCCCTGGCGGCGGCATGCCTTGCCCTGAAACATGGTCTGTCCGGCCAGATGGCCGGCGGCACTCATCATGCGCATCGCGACGAAGGCGCGGGCTTTTGCATCTATAACGACATGGCGGCAGTCTCTCTGACCCTGTTGAATGAAGGCGCCGTTGACCGCGTTGCCATCGTCGATCTTGATGTTCATCAGGGGGACGGAAATGCATCGATCCTGGCGGAGGATCCGCGGGTCTTCATTCTTGATCTTCATGGCGCCAAAAATTTCCCCTTCAGGAAAGTCCCCAGTGGCTATGATGTTCCGCTACCGGACAATATGTCGGACGGGGATTATCTCAGCGTCCTCGATGAGCATCTGCCCGCCGTCTGGGCCTTCGCACCCGATCTTGTTCTTTATCAGGCGGGTGTCGACAGCCTGTTCAGTGACCGGCTGGGCCGCCTTGATCTGTCCTTTGACGGATTGATGGAGCGTGACCGGATGGTGCTGGAGGGTTGCCGTCAGCGCGGCATCCCCTGTTCCATGGCGATTGGCGGCGGCTACGCAGAACCTATTGAGGACACCGTCCTCGCCTATGCCAACACCTATCGCGTGGCAAAATCGATCTACGGATTTTAGCGGTTGATATAATCCCGCAGAGCGGCGCTGAACTCAGTCACC
This genomic stretch from Parvularcula sp. LCG005 harbors:
- a CDS encoding histone deacetylase; protein product: MIQFYVSADFDLPLPDGHRFPGQKYGMLKRYLLEHDILTPAQVLTSPRADRDVLLTAHSVDYVDRLTDGTIDPKIMRRIGFPWSEQIPRRGERTVGGALAAACLALKHGLSGQMAGGTHHAHRDEGAGFCIYNDMAAVSLTLLNEGAVDRVAIVDLDVHQGDGNASILAEDPRVFILDLHGAKNFPFRKVPSGYDVPLPDNMSDGDYLSVLDEHLPAVWAFAPDLVLYQAGVDSLFSDRLGRLDLSFDGLMERDRMVLEGCRQRGIPCSMAIGGGYAEPIEDTVLAYANTYRVAKSIYGF